From the Phycisphaerales bacterium genome, the window TTCATCGAGGCGAAATCCATGAAGAGCAGATGTGAATTCACTCGTTATGAGGTTCCAGCTTCCGTCAAAGGCTAAGCTCTGCCCGGTATTCGGGGCATCAATCTCCATCAGTTCAAAGTCATATTGTGATTGATCACTTGCAGATCGCGTCATTTGCCCCTTGAAGTGTCGTTGCCCAACCACTTCAAAGACTTCACCTTGATGGCGTCCCACCTGCACAGTCGCATCTTTGATTGTGACCAGCGATGGAAGCGACTTCGGCGGCTCATCAATAGCCTCCCATTTGGGCTGCAAATGGGCAATATTCACATCTCCAATTTTCTGCACATCCTCGCTAATTCGAATCAAAGCCTGCTCAATCTCTGCCTCCAGAACCTCGATCTCACCACGCCAAAGAAGACTCGAATCAAGAACAACACGACCATGGTTCAGTCGCAGAATCTCACCAGGTGGCCCATCGATGTCCGGAACGCTCAAAATGAGTTCGTTGAACTGAAAGGTGCCATCAGTATCAAAGTTGGCTCCGCGAATAGTGACACTGCCACCGAGCCGCCGCTCAAGTTCAGGGCGGATCATCCAAGCCAAGAACCAACCGCTGGTCACAATGAACCAGAGTGCAATGAGAATGAGGGCAATCGCGAGAACGGCACCACCACACCACCATATCCAACGCCTCGGCCTCTCTGAGATAAGTGTTGTTTCTGTCATAGATTTCGATCGCATGTGCAAAGAGCGTGCGGGACCCTATTCTACCCATATGAGCATGACAATCGCTGTAACGGGTGCATCTGGTTTTTTAGGGTCCTTCATCTGCCGAGCTGCTGCGGAAGCGGGCCACAGCGTGATTGCGCTTGTTCGCCCGACCTCCCGGCGGGATCATATCCAAACCTACGTGAACCGCTTTGTCGTCGGCGATCAGGCTGATCCCTCTTGCTGGCCAAGCCTGCTGGACGATTCAGACTGCCTTGTCCACAACAGCTTTGATTGGGCAGCACTCAAGGCCGGTCTCCAGGAGCACTTACAAAGCAATCTGGTCCGTAGCATCGAACTCATGGCTGCCATGGCACCCCGCCAGTGCATCCTCATTAGCTCCGTGGCCGTCCATCACACCATTTTGCCTCAGTGGAACGGCATCATTGATCCCAGACATCCGTTGCGCCCAAGCAGCCTGTATGGCGCTTGCAAAGCCGCGCTTGAGGCCCACCTCTGGTCCTCGCACAATGCATCACAGCAGCCAATCACAATTATTCGTCCAGCTGCTGTTTATGGCATTGACCCAAGCCCCTCAAGAACAATCGGCCATCCCATCGTCAAAGCCATGGCAAAGGATGGCGAATACCAACGAAATGGTGGCGGCAAATTTGTTCATGTTGAGGATGTTGCCAGCGTGGTTGTCAAAAGTATTGGCAATCCCGAAGCGAACGGTCATATTTTCAATATGGCCGACTGCTATGCTCGATGGTCTGATTGGGCTCAGCTGATTGCTGAAGAGCTGGACCTTCCTCAAAGCCCTGAACATAAGAGCCCAGCCCAAAGCGCTAATATATTTTGCAAGAAAGCAACGCGTCAATTAGGTGTTTCCATGTCACGAGGTATTGAGGGCATACGAGAACATGTTCGCGAGCTTATAAAACAGTCTCACGATGACGCTTGATTAAAACGCACGCTCTGCAAGATCCAGCGCCCGCCCCAATGCTGCCGCCTTTGCAACAGTCTCTTCAAATTCACGCTTGGGATCAGAATCGGCCACCAAACCAGCGCCAGCTTGAATGTAAACCATCCATCCCTCTGGAGTGCGTTCAGCGGTCGGAATGACCATGGTACGAAGGGCGATGGCCATATCGACCTCACCATTAAAGTTAGCTACTCCAATCCCTCCCGCATACGGGCCACGGCGCGTTGTTTCTAACTCATCAATAATCTGCATGGCGCGCACCTTGGGCGCCCCACTCACGGTGCCCACGGGAAGTGTGGAAGCAAGCGCGTCCCAGCCATCCAGTCCAGCCCGCAATTCACCACGAACAGTTGAGCTCAAGTGCATGACATGGCTGTAGCGCTCAACTTCCAAAACACGATCGAGCTCGACCGAGGCAATCTCACTGACCCGACCTAGGTCATTGCGACCCAGATCAACCAACATCACATGCTCAGCTCGCTCTTTTTCATCACCAAGAAGTTCCTGCTCATGGCGAAGGTCCTCTTCATCCGTTTTTCCGCGCGGTCTCGTGCCTGCCAAAGGCCGGGTAATCACTTGATTGTCCTGGGTCTGCACAAGCAACTCAGGACTTGATGCAACGAGAATAGTGCCCTCCGCCTGTAAGTAGATCATGTACGGGCTGGGATTCACCACCCGGAGCGCTCTGTAGATATCAAAAGGATCCGCCGAGGTACGACGCTCAAAACGCTGGCTGACCACAACCTGAAAAACATCACCCGCAGCAATGTATTCCTTACTACGGCGCACCGAATCTTCAAACACGCTGCGCTGTACATTTGACTTCATCATTTCACCTGCACCTTGACGCAGGTCGATGTCTAACCGTCCTCCAGGCAACTCTTGCACTGAGGTACTAATCCGCAACTCCATTTCATCGAGCTTGGCATTCGCCACTTCTAATGCAGCAGCCCGCGTACTGTGCCGTTCGATCTCAACATGTGTGGTCAGCGTCATAATTTTCTTAACGTGATCAAAGGTAATGAGATCGAGATACAGTGAAAAATGCAGATCGGGAAGCATTCGATCATCAAGTGGTGCCGCTGAAAAAGGGAGCTTCCCTGGCTCGCTATACCGAGCGGTGTCATAGCCTGCATAGCCAACCCAGCCACCACGAAAGTTGGGCGCATCAGGCGGAGGTACGTCGGCGACCAACCAGTCCCCCGTTATCTCGCGGACTGAAAGAATAGGATTCTCAACTTCACTGACTTCCTTTGAGCCGGCTCGGTGATCGATCACCGTCAACTGATTCCCTCGAGCAAGAACCTCTACAATGGGCCGCGAACCAATGAGAGAGTGACGGCCAATGATCTTGCCGTTCACGACTGATTCCAAGAGAAAACTGGGGGCAAGCCGATCGTCGGGTGCGACCAAGCGACGGTACGCGAGAACCGGAGTCAATTGATCACTCGTGATCTGCCGATGCAAAGCGATCACATTGCCATGCTCGCAGAGACGCTCAAACTGGGATTGATCTATGGTGCTCATTGCTTCAGCAGTGTAGCCACCAAAGCCCGCCACTCCTCGGCTCGCCCCGTACAATAAGAGAGGAGAGAAATAGAACCCATGCCCCAGAGCCCCTTAATTCAACTCCAGCAGGTCACCAAGACCTACTTCCGTCCAGACGGTGGAATCCTTGTTGAGGCACTGCGTGGCGTTGACTTGAGCATCGATCCCGGCGAATACCTAGCCATCATGGGACCATCGGGCTCCGGCAAGAGCACGCTTATGAACCTTCTCGGCTGCCTAGACCAGCCTACTGATGGAATTTATCAACTTGATGGCGAGCGAATTTCAGATCTCGATGACCACCAACTCAGTCGAATTCGCGGAAAGAAAATTGGCTTCGTGTTTCAGGCGTTTAACCTGATTAGTGAAATGAGCATCGTCGAGAATGTCGAAGTACCACTTTTCTACCAAGGAGTAAGCCGCCAGGAACGACGCCAACTGGCGATTGAGCACCTCGACAAGGTCGGCCTTAGCGATCGGCTCACGCACCGCCCTAGAGAACTATCCGGCGGACAACAACAGCGCGTCGCGATAGCCCGCGCACTGGTCACAAGCCCCACAATGGTTCTTGCCGATGAACCGACGGGCAACCTTGACTCTAAAACCGGCCTCGCCATCCTTAAACTTCTTGATGAACTTCATGAGCAGGGCCTAACCATACTTACGGTGACTCATGACAATAGTGTTGCAGATAGGTGCGATCGATCAATCCACCTCAAGGATGGCTTGATTGATCGTGACGTGCCCAAAAAACCCAAAAGCAAATTACTGGCCAATGGTGCAGACCAATGACCGTGCGTGTCCTTGGTATCGACCCAGGCCTTGTGATTACCGGCTACGGATGCCTCGATCTCGACGAAGGCGCTATGGAGCCACGGCTTGTAGAAGGCGGGGCCATTAAACTGACTGCCTCGCGATCAATGAACTATCGCCTAAAGCAACTTAATGATGATCTTTGTTGTGTCCTGGATGATCTAAAGCCTGATCTCATGGTGGTGGAAACCCTCTTCTCGCATGTTCGCCAGGTAAAAACAGCAATCATCATGGGGCACGCCAGAGGCGTAGTTCTCTTGGCTGGTGAATCCCGTGGAATTGCATTTGATGAGCTCACCGCTCCAGCCGTCAAAAAGGCAATTGCTGGCAACGGCCGCGCAACCAAGGCTCAAATGCAACTTTCCGTTGCCGAGCAACTCGGCCTCGCAGAGCCACCGACTCCTGCTGATGTGGCTGATGCGCTGGCAATCGCACTCTGCGCAGCTCGCCGCCTTGCCACAAGCCAACTCACGAAACAGGCGACTAAGGATTCGAGACCGCAGGTTTAAACTGGACTGTCACTGGGGTCCCTACTGGGGGAATAGCT encodes:
- a CDS encoding ABC transporter ATP-binding protein, which translates into the protein MPQSPLIQLQQVTKTYFRPDGGILVEALRGVDLSIDPGEYLAIMGPSGSGKSTLMNLLGCLDQPTDGIYQLDGERISDLDDHQLSRIRGKKIGFVFQAFNLISEMSIVENVEVPLFYQGVSRQERRQLAIEHLDKVGLSDRLTHRPRELSGGQQQRVAIARALVTSPTMVLADEPTGNLDSKTGLAILKLLDELHEQGLTILTVTHDNSVADRCDRSIHLKDGLIDRDVPKKPKSKLLANGADQ
- a CDS encoding crossover junction endodeoxyribonuclease RuvC, giving the protein MTVRVLGIDPGLVITGYGCLDLDEGAMEPRLVEGGAIKLTASRSMNYRLKQLNDDLCCVLDDLKPDLMVVETLFSHVRQVKTAIIMGHARGVVLLAGESRGIAFDELTAPAVKKAIAGNGRATKAQMQLSVAEQLGLAEPPTPADVADALAIALCAARRLATSQLTKQATKDSRPQV
- a CDS encoding NAD(P)-dependent oxidoreductase; its protein translation is MSMTIAVTGASGFLGSFICRAAAEAGHSVIALVRPTSRRDHIQTYVNRFVVGDQADPSCWPSLLDDSDCLVHNSFDWAALKAGLQEHLQSNLVRSIELMAAMAPRQCILISSVAVHHTILPQWNGIIDPRHPLRPSSLYGACKAALEAHLWSSHNASQQPITIIRPAAVYGIDPSPSRTIGHPIVKAMAKDGEYQRNGGGKFVHVEDVASVVVKSIGNPEANGHIFNMADCYARWSDWAQLIAEELDLPQSPEHKSPAQSANIFCKKATRQLGVSMSRGIEGIREHVRELIKQSHDDA
- the trpE gene encoding anthranilate synthase component I, with the translated sequence MSTIDQSQFERLCEHGNVIALHRQITSDQLTPVLAYRRLVAPDDRLAPSFLLESVVNGKIIGRHSLIGSRPIVEVLARGNQLTVIDHRAGSKEVSEVENPILSVREITGDWLVADVPPPDAPNFRGGWVGYAGYDTARYSEPGKLPFSAAPLDDRMLPDLHFSLYLDLITFDHVKKIMTLTTHVEIERHSTRAAALEVANAKLDEMELRISTSVQELPGGRLDIDLRQGAGEMMKSNVQRSVFEDSVRRSKEYIAAGDVFQVVVSQRFERRTSADPFDIYRALRVVNPSPYMIYLQAEGTILVASSPELLVQTQDNQVITRPLAGTRPRGKTDEEDLRHEQELLGDEKERAEHVMLVDLGRNDLGRVSEIASVELDRVLEVERYSHVMHLSSTVRGELRAGLDGWDALASTLPVGTVSGAPKVRAMQIIDELETTRRGPYAGGIGVANFNGEVDMAIALRTMVIPTAERTPEGWMVYIQAGAGLVADSDPKREFEETVAKAAALGRALDLAERAF